A region of Paractinoplanes abujensis DNA encodes the following proteins:
- the kdpA gene encoding potassium-transporting ATPase subunit KdpA, whose amino-acid sequence MAGWLFVITLVLALVAVYRPFGDHMYRVVSGRRDNAVERGVYRLVGVDRNAEQTWGVYARSVLAFSAVSILFLFAFVRLQDKLWLSLGVDPVNSHVAWNTAVSFVTNTNWQAYSGESTMGHLVQMAGLAVQNFVSAAVGIAVAVAFVRGFAARKSAVLGNFWVDLTRITLRILLPVCVLATLIFMIAGMVQNLSGGTDVTTLTGATQHITGGPVASQEAIKELGTNGGGFYNANSSHPFENPTAWTNWLQIFLIFLIPFSLPRVFGRMVGQNRQGYAIVAVMAVLAVASVALTVGFELHGSGTVPQAAGAAMEGKETRFGIPGSATFAAATTLTSTGAVNSFHDSYTALGGMMPLVNMMLGEVAPGGVGSGLYGLLILAIITVFVAGLMVGRTPEYLGKKIGAREMKLASSYFLITPALVLIGTAAAFATGNNSTALNIGPHGLSEVLYAFTSASNNNGSAFAGITVNTPWWDTALGLAMLLGRFLPLVLVLALAGSLARQKATPESEGTLPTHQPLFVGLVVGVTVVLVALTFLPALALGPIAEGLS is encoded by the coding sequence CGCCGGGACAACGCGGTGGAGCGCGGCGTCTACCGGCTCGTCGGCGTCGACCGCAACGCCGAGCAGACGTGGGGCGTCTACGCCCGCAGCGTGCTCGCCTTCTCGGCCGTCTCGATCCTGTTCCTGTTCGCCTTCGTCCGGCTGCAGGACAAGTTGTGGCTGTCGCTGGGCGTCGACCCGGTCAACAGCCACGTCGCCTGGAACACCGCGGTCAGCTTCGTCACCAACACGAACTGGCAGGCCTACTCGGGTGAGTCGACCATGGGTCACCTGGTGCAGATGGCCGGCCTGGCGGTGCAGAACTTCGTCTCGGCCGCCGTCGGCATCGCGGTCGCGGTCGCCTTCGTCCGCGGGTTCGCGGCGCGCAAGTCGGCCGTGCTGGGCAACTTCTGGGTCGATCTGACCCGGATCACGCTGCGCATCCTGCTGCCGGTCTGCGTGCTGGCCACGCTGATCTTCATGATCGCCGGCATGGTGCAGAACCTGTCCGGCGGCACCGACGTGACCACCTTGACCGGGGCCACGCAGCACATCACCGGCGGGCCGGTCGCCTCCCAGGAGGCGATCAAGGAGCTCGGTACGAACGGCGGCGGTTTCTACAACGCCAACTCGTCCCACCCGTTCGAGAACCCGACCGCGTGGACGAACTGGCTGCAGATCTTCCTGATCTTCCTGATTCCGTTCAGCCTGCCGCGGGTGTTCGGCCGGATGGTCGGGCAGAACCGCCAGGGGTACGCGATCGTCGCGGTCATGGCCGTGCTGGCCGTGGCCTCGGTGGCGCTGACCGTGGGCTTCGAGCTGCACGGCTCCGGCACGGTGCCGCAGGCCGCCGGGGCGGCCATGGAGGGCAAGGAGACCCGCTTCGGCATCCCCGGCTCGGCCACCTTCGCCGCCGCCACCACACTCACCTCGACCGGCGCCGTCAACTCGTTCCACGACTCGTACACGGCCCTGGGCGGCATGATGCCGTTGGTCAACATGATGCTGGGTGAGGTCGCCCCGGGCGGCGTCGGCTCCGGGCTCTACGGTCTGCTCATCCTCGCGATCATCACGGTTTTCGTGGCCGGTCTCATGGTCGGGCGGACGCCGGAATATCTCGGCAAGAAGATCGGCGCCCGCGAGATGAAGCTGGCGTCGAGCTACTTCCTGATCACCCCGGCCCTGGTGCTGATCGGCACGGCCGCGGCCTTCGCCACCGGCAACAACTCGACCGCGCTCAACATCGGTCCGCACGGGCTCTCCGAGGTCCTGTACGCCTTCACCAGCGCGTCGAACAACAACGGCTCGGCCTTCGCGGGCATCACGGTCAACACGCCGTGGTGGGACACCGCGCTCGGCCTGGCCATGCTGCTCGGCCGGTTCCTGCCGCTCGTGCTCGTGCTGGCCCTGGCCGGTTCACTGGCCCGGCAGAAGGCCACCCCGGAATCCGAGGGCACCCTGCCCACCCACCAACCCCTGTTCGTCGGGCTGGTCGTCGGCGTCACCGTCGTGCTGGTCGCGCTGACCTTCCTGCCCGCTCTCGCTCTCGGACCCATCGCGGAGGGCCTGTCATGA